Proteins encoded within one genomic window of Triticum aestivum cultivar Chinese Spring chromosome 2D, IWGSC CS RefSeq v2.1, whole genome shotgun sequence:
- the LOC123048759 gene encoding autophagy-related protein 18a-like has product MVSSSSSPAASAEADSPIVHVAFSSGASHFVASTATGFHVFSCDESVERVRYKSIADVSDGAEVTSAEMLTWSRLAVVTRETGGAEHEAIYFFDESKKAIRISSDKTPGLGVVGGIRLLGDRALIAGQKMAMLVLRGHIKNSELVATGPNPLGLCALAVDRRAATFMYALPRPEKGAVQVCRSGQLGSVDVRAHASSLSCIALSRDGRLLATAGSKGTLVRIFSTDDGTMVQELRRGIDRADIHCIAFSLESQWLAVSSDKGTVHVFPVASVNKATEGGGDDSDNMPVTPPAAAAAAATAKQGSSLSFLKGYLPSYFSSEWSLAQVRLREGVDYTVEFWRHHPNTILIAGTDGSFYRCRFDPVNAGEMKELEHERFIKKIKE; this is encoded by the exons ATGGTGTCTTCGTCGTCGTCCCCCGCGGCCAGCGCCGAAGCCGACTCCCCGATCGTCCACGTCGCCTTCAGCAGCGGCGCCTCCCACTTCGTCGCGTCCACGGCCACCGGGTTCCACGTCTTCTCCTGCGACGAGTCGGTCGAGCGCGTCCGCTACAAGTCCATCGCCGACGTCTCGGACGGCGCCGAGGTGACCTCCGCCGAGATGCTCACGTGGTCGCGCCTGGCCGTCGTGACCCGGGAGACGGGCGGCGCCGAGCACGAGGCGATCTACTTTTTTGACGAGAGCAAGAAGGCGATACGCATCAGCTCGGACAAGACCCCCGGCCTCGGTGTCGTGGGCGGGATCCGCCTTCTCGGGGACCGTGCGCTCATCGCCGGCCAGAAGATGGCGATGCTGGTCCTCAGGGGCCACATCAAGAACTCGGAGCTGGTCGCGACGGGCCCGAACCCGCTGGGGCTGTGCGCGCTGGCGGTTGACCGCCGAGCGGCGACGTTCATGTACGCCCTGCCGCGGCCGGAGAAGGGCGCGGTGCAGGTCTGCCGGAGCGGCCAGCTCGGCAGCGTCGACGTGCGCGCGCACGCGTCGAGCCTGTCGTGCATCGCGCTCTCCCGCGACGGCCGGCTGCTCGCCACGGCCGGCTCCAAGGGCACGCTCGTGCGCATCTTCAGCACCGACGACGGCACCATGGTGCAAGAG CTAAGGAGAGGTATTGACAGAGCAGACATCCACTGCATCGCCTTCTCGCTGGAATCCCAATGGCTGGCCGTCTCCAGCGACAAGGGGACGGTGCACGTTTTCCCGGTCGCTAGCGTCAACAAGGCgaccgagggcggcggcgacgacagcgATAACATGCCGGTAACACcaccggcagcggcagcggcagcggcaacagCCAAGCAGGGATCGTCGCTATCATTCTTGAAAG GTTACTTGCCGAGCTACTTCAGCTCGGAGTGGTCGCTGGCTCAGGTCCGGCTCCGTGAAGGCGTCGACTACACGGTGGAGTTCTGGCGGCACCACCCCAACACCATCCTCATCGCCGGCACGGACGGAAG CTTCTACCGGTGCCGTTTTGACCCCGTGAACGCGGGCGAGATGAAGGAGCTGGAACACGAGAGATTCATTAAGAAGATCAAGGAGTGA